The following are encoded together in the Bacillus sp. NP157 genome:
- a CDS encoding CsgG/HfaB family protein: MERFSQTAATVVVALVATFALSACNAANPLVAKAQRDHEAKVAAIPKCGKKLGSLSVVEPEGGVHWWTGQQLPSPTKLIKVFVAKSGCFTLVDRGMGMGAAMHERSLSANGELRGGSNVGKGQVKAADYVLVPDLVSSNRDAGGAGVGAMLGGLLGGQAGRLASNVKLSSKTADVTLTITDVRSSEQVALTEGHGEKNDLGFGASGGLWGSEAEGRAAVGAYANTTQGQVITMAYLDAYTKLVDELGGLAANASAAK; the protein is encoded by the coding sequence GGCGACCGTCGTCGTGGCCCTTGTGGCGACTTTTGCATTAAGCGCATGTAACGCGGCCAATCCACTGGTGGCGAAAGCCCAGCGCGATCACGAGGCGAAGGTCGCTGCCATCCCCAAGTGCGGCAAGAAGCTCGGCAGCCTCTCCGTCGTTGAGCCGGAGGGCGGCGTGCACTGGTGGACCGGCCAGCAACTTCCGTCGCCGACCAAGCTCATCAAGGTTTTCGTGGCGAAGTCCGGCTGCTTCACGCTGGTCGACCGCGGCATGGGCATGGGCGCCGCCATGCATGAGCGCTCGCTATCCGCGAACGGCGAACTGCGCGGTGGCTCGAACGTCGGCAAGGGCCAGGTCAAGGCCGCCGACTATGTGCTGGTGCCCGACCTCGTTTCGAGCAACCGCGATGCCGGTGGCGCTGGCGTTGGTGCAATGCTCGGCGGCCTGCTCGGCGGCCAGGCCGGGCGCCTGGCAAGCAACGTCAAGCTGAGCTCGAAGACCGCGGACGTCACGCTCACGATCACCGACGTGCGCTCGTCGGAGCAAGTCGCGCTGACCGAGGGGCATGGCGAAAAGAACGACCTGGGCTTCGGCGCCAGTGGTGGCCTTTGGGGCTCGGAAGCGGAAGGGCGCGCGGCCGTGGGTGCCTACGCGAACACCACCCAGGGCCAGGTCATCACCATGGCCTACCTCGACGCCTATACGAAGCTCGTGGACGAACTCGGTGGCCTTGCCGCCAACGCATCCGCCGCGAAGTAA